In the genome of Phycisphaerae bacterium, one region contains:
- a CDS encoding redoxin domain-containing protein, translated as MCVSELVGLRGVSDEMQRRGGRLIAVSVDKPEDSARVVEQKKLPFSILADVDRKVITAYGLVHKGGGPHHEDIAIPAHLLIARGGSIAWRHLPRRIQDRPYPATVLDEIRKLK; from the coding sequence TTGTGCGTCTCGGAGCTCGTGGGGCTCCGCGGAGTTTCGGATGAGATGCAGCGCCGCGGCGGGCGGCTCATCGCCGTCTCTGTGGACAAGCCAGAAGATTCCGCCAGAGTCGTCGAGCAGAAGAAACTGCCGTTCTCGATCCTCGCCGACGTTGATCGCAAGGTCATCACCGCCTACGGCCTCGTGCACAAGGGCGGCGGCCCACACCACGAGGACATCGCCATCCCCGCGCACCTGTTGATCGCGCGCGGTGGGTCGATTGCCTGGCGCCACCTCCCCCGCCGGATCCAGGATCGCCCCTATCCTGCGACGGTTCTGGACGAGATCCGCAAATTGAAATAA
- a CDS encoding winged helix-turn-helix domain-containing protein → MPSLRKKSRATTGGPVGGTMPRNARVLNTAIRRKSVRQSKSRGRVGAESTARTLFPEFDRTGHRFGLGILLAVLEREGSEAEIGFARVGRFHPTPGRRPKAAIFGAVDAGHVARMLAGLAHPDRIRILRAILQGSATHFALHKAVGLKTGPLYHHLRALERAGVLTMATRNAYELTKRGRVALLVTHTLGAVFGGNGRSWTTRRMNWDRS, encoded by the coding sequence ATGCCGAGTCTGCGCAAGAAGTCGAGGGCCACGACAGGAGGGCCGGTAGGCGGCACAATGCCGCGCAATGCTCGCGTCCTCAATACGGCGATCAGGCGGAAATCCGTCCGGCAAAGCAAGAGCCGCGGACGGGTCGGGGCAGAGTCGACCGCACGAACACTCTTTCCGGAGTTCGACCGGACGGGCCATCGATTCGGTCTAGGCATCTTGCTGGCCGTTCTGGAGCGTGAGGGATCGGAGGCTGAAATTGGATTCGCGCGGGTGGGGCGGTTTCATCCCACGCCGGGACGGCGACCCAAGGCGGCGATATTCGGCGCCGTGGATGCGGGACACGTCGCCCGGATGCTGGCCGGTCTGGCCCATCCGGATCGGATCCGCATCCTTCGGGCGATTCTGCAGGGTTCGGCGACGCATTTCGCCCTGCACAAGGCTGTCGGCCTGAAGACCGGGCCGCTGTATCACCATTTGCGGGCTTTGGAACGGGCCGGCGTCCTTACGATGGCGACGAGAAATGCATACGAATTGACGAAGCGGGGACGGGTCGCGCTACTGGTCACGCACACCTTAGGGGCGGTCTTCGGAGGAAACGGCCGGAGCTGGACTACTCGACGGATGAATTGGGACCGCAGTTGA
- a CDS encoding HYExAFE family protein has translation MKVRRSHYELAFEAYLDRRGTPYVSVEDVRHMVKGRTGAKAFDYVVYPAAGPACLVDVKGRKFPQRTDSGDCRQKNWVTRSDVDGLLTWQELFGDGYEAVFVFAYWLAEPDGLPPPLFDDDDVLRFSGRRYRFWLAPVGEYSKHYKRLSQSWDTVCIPRDEFLKLSRSLETVWPAAPC, from the coding sequence ATGAAGGTCCGCCGCAGTCATTATGAATTGGCCTTCGAGGCCTACCTCGATCGCCGGGGGACGCCGTATGTGTCCGTCGAGGACGTGCGGCACATGGTCAAGGGACGGACCGGGGCCAAGGCGTTTGACTATGTCGTCTATCCCGCCGCGGGACCGGCCTGCCTTGTCGATGTCAAAGGGCGGAAGTTTCCGCAGCGCACCGACAGTGGCGACTGCCGCCAGAAAAACTGGGTGACGCGATCCGATGTCGATGGCCTGCTCACCTGGCAGGAGCTGTTTGGCGACGGCTACGAGGCGGTCTTTGTCTTCGCCTACTGGCTGGCCGAGCCGGACGGTCTGCCGCCTCCGCTCTTCGACGATGATGACGTGCTGCGATTCTCGGGTAGGCGCTATCGATTCTGGCTCGCCCCAGTGGGGGAGTATTCCAAACACTACAAGCGGCTTTCGCAGAGCTGGGATACCGTCTGCATTCCCCGAGACGAGTTTCTGAAGCTGAGCCGTTCGCTGGAGACGGTATGGCCGGCGGCCCCTTGCTGA
- the hisS gene encoding histidine--tRNA ligase, whose product MKIQGVKGTRDLYPELLAPIRHIFDVWRRVSIRHGFEEYEGPTLEYLDLYREKSGEELVGQLYRLTDSGGRELALRPEMTPTLARMVAAKVSALPKPIKWFSIPTLFRGENVQRGRLREFYQWNIDVIGTADPLADAECILVGVEALRELGLTAADFAVHISNRRLMSALLAAGGIAPDRHDQAFALMDKAGKLDAAEFARRWDGAFATNLSAAALSELMAAKGLAELESVAVRLGERTAALDEAVAETGRLMTILDNFGITEFCKIDLRVVRGLAYYTGPVFEFYDRSEKERAICGGGRYDDLLGKLGKSKEPAVGFGMGDVVLSLILEEKGLLGAVRRGGLAFVADAIDGMRPHVYRIVADLRRGGVTTEFSYAPQAFGKQMKLADKLGAQFVVIVGEDTRVRQVVKIKNMAGGGEREVSLKELCAEPIRFLGPAK is encoded by the coding sequence ATGAAGATTCAAGGTGTCAAGGGAACGCGCGATCTGTACCCGGAGCTGCTCGCGCCGATCCGGCATATCTTTGACGTCTGGCGGCGCGTCTCGATCCGTCACGGCTTCGAGGAGTATGAGGGTCCGACGCTCGAATACCTCGACCTCTACCGGGAAAAGAGCGGCGAGGAATTGGTCGGTCAGCTCTATCGCCTGACCGACAGCGGGGGACGCGAGCTGGCCCTGCGGCCGGAGATGACGCCGACGCTGGCGCGGATGGTGGCGGCGAAGGTGAGCGCGTTGCCCAAGCCAATCAAGTGGTTCAGTATCCCGACGCTCTTTCGGGGCGAGAACGTCCAGCGGGGGAGACTCCGAGAGTTCTACCAGTGGAATATCGACGTGATCGGGACCGCCGATCCGCTGGCCGACGCCGAGTGCATCCTGGTCGGCGTCGAAGCGCTGCGCGAACTTGGCCTGACCGCCGCGGATTTTGCGGTGCACATCAGCAATCGGCGGCTCATGTCCGCACTATTGGCGGCGGGGGGGATTGCCCCTGATCGTCACGACCAGGCCTTCGCCTTGATGGACAAAGCCGGCAAACTCGATGCTGCCGAATTCGCCCGGCGTTGGGATGGGGCGTTTGCTACGAATCTCTCGGCCGCAGCCCTTTCGGAGTTGATGGCAGCCAAAGGCCTCGCTGAACTGGAATCCGTCGCAGTACGCCTCGGCGAGCGAACCGCCGCGCTGGATGAAGCCGTGGCCGAGACCGGCCGGCTGATGACCATTCTCGATAATTTTGGAATTACAGAATTCTGTAAGATTGATCTTCGCGTCGTCCGCGGCCTGGCGTACTACACCGGGCCGGTCTTCGAGTTTTACGATCGTTCGGAAAAAGAGCGGGCGATCTGCGGCGGGGGGCGCTATGACGACCTGTTGGGCAAGCTGGGCAAGTCCAAAGAGCCGGCGGTCGGCTTCGGCATGGGCGACGTGGTGTTGTCGCTGATCCTGGAAGAGAAGGGACTGCTCGGGGCGGTGCGGCGGGGGGGGCTCGCGTTTGTCGCGGACGCCATCGACGGCATGCGCCCGCACGTATATCGAATTGTCGCGGATCTTCGGCGAGGAGGTGTCACTACGGAGTTTTCCTACGCGCCGCAGGCCTTTGGCAAACAGATGAAGCTGGCCGACAAGCTCGGCGCGCAATTCGTCGTGATCGTCGGCGAAGACACGCGCGTTCGACAGGTCGTCAAAATAAAAAACATGGCGGGGGGGGGCGAGCGCGAAGTATCCTTAAAGGAATTGTGCGCGGAGCCGATTCGATTCCTTGGGCCGGCCAAATGA
- the rsmD gene encoding 16S rRNA (guanine(966)-N(2))-methyltransferase RsmD yields MRVIAGEFRRRSLEAPPGCGTRPILDRVKVALFDWLGARLAQPGHLPPLAVLDIFSGGGSLGIEALSRGAATCVFVESDQAALRCLQSNLEKLGLVKRTRVWPEPAERAEPRPLAAEAFGLIFLDPPYRLSEDVAPNSIMGRLLGKLGASVPVAPDALAYWRHDAALALPPELPGGWASMDRRVWGTMAITLLARTATM; encoded by the coding sequence ATGCGCGTCATCGCCGGAGAGTTTCGCAGACGATCGTTGGAGGCCCCGCCGGGTTGCGGCACCCGGCCCATCCTCGATCGCGTCAAAGTCGCCCTGTTCGACTGGCTCGGTGCGCGGCTGGCGCAGCCGGGGCATCTGCCCCCCTTGGCCGTCCTCGACATCTTCAGCGGCGGAGGAAGTCTGGGCATTGAGGCCTTGTCGCGGGGTGCGGCGACCTGCGTCTTTGTCGAGTCCGACCAGGCGGCGCTTCGCTGTCTCCAATCAAACCTGGAAAAACTCGGGTTGGTCAAGCGAACCCGTGTATGGCCGGAGCCCGCCGAGCGGGCCGAGCCTCGACCGCTCGCCGCCGAGGCCTTTGGGCTGATCTTTCTCGATCCCCCCTACCGGCTCAGCGAGGATGTGGCGCCGAATTCCATCATGGGCCGATTGCTCGGAAAACTCGGCGCGAGCGTGCCGGTCGCGCCCGACGCGCTGGCTTATTGGCGGCACGACGCGGCCCTCGCCTTGCCTCCGGAGCTGCCCGGTGGCTGGGCTTCGATGGACCGTCGCGTCTGGGGTACGATGGCGATTACGTTGCTGGCCCGTACAGCGACAATGTAA
- a CDS encoding methyltransferase domain-containing protein: protein MPFRTHFKSPCFFSILCTLFAVGCAAPEESVRPGVNQEYQETPLPTWVERFESESREIYRERERIARAAGIQEGMHVADVGAGTGIFVEIFAKAVGATGRVYAGDIKTEFVERIEKEARSRGLDNVTTVLGAERSANLPAGSIDLAFVCDTYHHFEYPRSMLASIRRALKPGGTLVIVDFERIPGKSRAWVLDHVRAGKEEVIKEIEAAGFDLVDQPATPFLTENYLLRFRKKGR, encoded by the coding sequence ATGCCTTTCCGAACGCACTTCAAGTCGCCCTGTTTTTTTTCCATCCTGTGCACTCTGTTCGCCGTGGGATGTGCCGCGCCCGAAGAAAGTGTCCGACCGGGCGTGAATCAGGAATACCAGGAGACGCCGCTGCCGACGTGGGTGGAACGATTCGAGTCCGAGAGCCGCGAAATCTATCGGGAGCGCGAACGAATCGCCCGGGCGGCGGGGATTCAGGAAGGCATGCACGTTGCGGACGTCGGCGCGGGAACGGGCATCTTCGTCGAAATATTCGCAAAGGCCGTCGGTGCGACGGGACGCGTCTATGCGGGCGACATCAAGACCGAATTCGTGGAGAGGATCGAGAAGGAGGCGCGGTCTCGCGGCCTTGACAACGTCACGACCGTCCTGGGGGCCGAGCGCTCGGCGAATCTTCCCGCCGGGTCAATTGACCTGGCCTTCGTCTGCGACACGTATCACCATTTTGAATACCCCCGAAGCATGCTGGCATCGATCCGCCGCGCGCTGAAACCGGGCGGAACGCTCGTCATCGTTGATTTTGAGCGTATCCCCGGAAAGAGCCGAGCGTGGGTCCTGGACCACGTCCGCGCCGGCAAGGAGGAGGTCATCAAGGAGATCGAGGCGGCGGGATTCGACCTCGTCGACCAGCCCGCGACGCCGTTCCTCACGGAAAATTACCTGCTTCGATTTCGCAAGAAAGGCCGCTAA
- a CDS encoding CCA tRNA nucleotidyltransferase: MKKRLDNPRPATTPHAAAISVVRHLQAAGHVALFAGGCVRDMVMKKQPSDYDVATSAEPREVVRLFRRTQQVGAKFGVVLVRIGRHAIEVATFRRDVNYQDGRHPTAVQFTDAREDAIRRDFTINGMFYDPIKREVVDYVEGRADLKKKVVRAIGDPAQRFAEDHLRLLRAIRFAGRLDFEIDPATWAAIRANAPKIIDISPERIREELDAMLSHPSRARAFRLIVESGLLPHLWPRAKDIAASTLMSRDILAALPAEASFDLALTAILHTLRPFEAGEVCDNLRCSNQTKRTVSWLLAHLTDLDEPKRVTLADLKLLMADPAFPDLLRLLAARLEAAGLPPTAYKKISTRAKRIPPTAVAPPPLVSGTDLMRLGQKPGPLYKKVLDRVYYAQLNGDVKKKSEAMALARRVVDEVKSK; encoded by the coding sequence ATGAAGAAACGCCTCGACAACCCCCGACCGGCCACCACCCCGCACGCCGCGGCGATAAGCGTCGTGCGTCATTTGCAGGCCGCCGGCCATGTCGCGCTGTTCGCCGGCGGCTGCGTCCGCGACATGGTGATGAAGAAGCAACCGAGCGATTACGATGTGGCGACGAGCGCGGAGCCGCGTGAGGTTGTCCGCCTCTTTCGCCGCACACAACAGGTCGGGGCCAAGTTTGGCGTGGTGCTCGTGCGGATCGGCCGCCATGCGATCGAAGTCGCCACTTTTCGACGGGACGTGAACTACCAGGATGGTCGGCATCCCACAGCCGTGCAGTTCACCGACGCCCGCGAGGACGCGATCCGCCGGGACTTCACCATCAACGGGATGTTCTACGACCCCATCAAGCGGGAGGTCGTGGATTACGTCGAGGGGCGCGCGGACCTCAAGAAAAAAGTCGTCCGCGCGATCGGCGACCCGGCACAGCGCTTTGCAGAGGACCACCTGCGGCTGCTCCGCGCGATCCGCTTTGCCGGCAGGCTGGATTTCGAGATTGACCCGGCGACATGGGCGGCCATCCGCGCGAATGCCCCGAAGATCATCGACATCAGTCCGGAACGAATCCGCGAGGAACTCGACGCGATGCTCAGCCATCCCAGTCGGGCCCGCGCTTTTCGGCTCATCGTGGAAAGTGGACTCCTGCCGCATCTCTGGCCGCGGGCCAAAGACATCGCGGCCAGTACGTTGATGTCGCGCGACATCCTCGCCGCGCTCCCCGCCGAGGCATCGTTCGATCTCGCCCTGACGGCGATCCTGCACACGCTGCGTCCCTTCGAGGCCGGGGAGGTCTGCGACAATCTGCGGTGCAGCAACCAGACCAAGCGGACCGTCAGTTGGCTGCTCGCCCATCTGACCGACCTCGACGAACCGAAAAGGGTCACGCTTGCCGACCTCAAGCTGCTCATGGCCGATCCAGCCTTTCCGGACCTGCTGCGGCTCCTGGCGGCGCGGCTCGAAGCCGCTGGCCTCCCCCCCACCGCGTACAAAAAGATTTCCACGAGGGCGAAGCGCATCCCCCCCACCGCCGTGGCCCCCCCACCGCTCGTCTCGGGGACCGATCTCATGCGGCTTGGTCAAAAGCCGGGGCCTCTTTATAAGAAGGTCCTCGATCGTGTGTACTACGCCCAGCTCAACGGTGATGTGAAGAAAAAGTCTGAGGCGATGGCCCTGGCGCGACGGGTCGTGGACGAGGTGAAGTCAAAATGA
- a CDS encoding M20/M25/M40 family metallo-hydrolase, whose translation MKRIVPGVAVLIGWMALTGCAPPGDPMIHKIVSDISEENIRQSVEKLASFGTRHTLSDVTSAARGIGAARYWIKAEFDRYAADSGGRLVVETQSFIAPPDGKRVNRDVEIVNIVATLPGKDSDSRDRIYLVSGHYDSICSDVMDSASDAPGANDDASGVAAVLELARVMSKHEFDATLVFAAVAGEEQRLIGSDYMAKEFRKRDVNIAGMFTNDIIGNTVGGNGVLDRTHVRVFSEGVPITESTEEQKKERMDTGNENDSPARQLARYIDTIAGEYVPGLDVVMIYRRDRFLRGGDHKSFSEQGYPAVRFTEMNEDYRRQHQNVRVEGGVQYGDLPQFVDYGYVAQVARVNAAALVSLALAPAPPANLRVLTEKLENTTRLEWDVGKEHDLEGYEVVWRETTAPQWQHTMDVGPSTGCTHPLSKDNYIFGVRSVDKTGLRSVVAYPRPWKPE comes from the coding sequence ATGAAGCGAATTGTGCCAGGCGTCGCTGTATTGATTGGGTGGATGGCGTTGACCGGCTGCGCGCCTCCCGGCGACCCCATGATCCACAAGATCGTGAGCGATATCTCCGAGGAGAACATCCGGCAGAGCGTGGAAAAGCTGGCTTCGTTCGGCACGCGGCACACGCTCAGCGACGTAACGAGCGCGGCGCGCGGCATTGGAGCCGCCCGGTACTGGATCAAGGCGGAATTCGATCGTTATGCGGCGGACAGCGGCGGCCGGCTCGTGGTCGAGACGCAGTCTTTCATCGCCCCGCCGGACGGCAAGCGGGTGAATCGCGATGTCGAGATCGTCAATATCGTCGCCACGCTGCCCGGCAAGGACTCCGACTCACGCGATCGCATTTACCTGGTCAGCGGCCACTACGACTCGATTTGCAGCGACGTCATGGACTCTGCCAGCGACGCCCCGGGGGCCAACGACGACGCCAGCGGTGTGGCCGCGGTCCTGGAGTTGGCCCGCGTGATGTCGAAGCATGAGTTCGATGCGACGCTGGTCTTCGCCGCGGTTGCGGGCGAGGAGCAGCGGTTGATCGGCTCGGACTACATGGCCAAAGAGTTTCGAAAGCGTGATGTAAACATCGCCGGGATGTTCACCAACGACATCATCGGCAACACGGTGGGCGGCAACGGGGTGCTCGATCGCACGCATGTCCGCGTCTTCTCCGAGGGCGTGCCGATCACGGAAAGCACCGAGGAACAGAAAAAGGAGCGGATGGACACGGGCAATGAGAACGACTCACCCGCGAGGCAGCTCGCTCGCTATATCGATACGATCGCCGGCGAATACGTGCCGGGTTTAGACGTGGTGATGATCTACCGGCGGGATCGATTCCTGCGAGGCGGGGATCACAAGTCGTTCTCCGAACAGGGCTATCCCGCAGTGCGCTTCACCGAGATGAACGAGGACTACCGCCGCCAGCACCAGAATGTCCGCGTCGAAGGCGGCGTGCAGTACGGCGACCTGCCGCAGTTTGTCGATTATGGCTACGTCGCGCAGGTCGCCCGCGTGAACGCGGCGGCCCTGGTGAGCCTGGCCCTGGCCCCGGCCCCGCCGGCGAATCTGCGTGTATTGACCGAGAAGTTGGAAAATACGACGAGGCTGGAATGGGACGTCGGCAAAGAGCATGACCTGGAGGGCTACGAAGTCGTTTGGCGCGAGACGACCGCCCCGCAGTGGCAGCACACTATGGACGTCGGGCCCTCCACTGGTTGCACGCATCCGCTGTCCAAGGACAACTACATCTTCGGCGTCCGCAGCGTGGACAAGACGGGTCTCCGGAGCGTCGTGGCCTATCCGCGGCCGTGGAAGCCGGAGTAA
- a CDS encoding NADAR family protein: MNAARWLAIAALISVSSCSQPDPQSGAQSSPAPISSFFGEYRFLSNFWPAVVEYENITFSSVEHAYQAAKTLDMAERRRIAAIVEPGDAKRAGRALRLRPDWEQVKIGVMEDCVRYKFTHHADLREKLLATGDAELIEGNTWGDRFWGVCDGQGENHLGKILMKVRAELRAEK, from the coding sequence ATGAATGCCGCGCGGTGGCTTGCGATCGCGGCCTTAATCTCGGTTTCGAGCTGTTCTCAGCCAGATCCCCAATCGGGCGCTCAGTCTAGTCCCGCGCCGATTAGCTCGTTTTTTGGTGAGTACCGCTTCCTCTCCAACTTCTGGCCCGCGGTCGTCGAGTATGAGAACATTACCTTCTCCAGCGTCGAGCACGCCTATCAAGCGGCCAAAACCTTGGACATGGCCGAGCGGCGGCGGATTGCGGCAATCGTGGAGCCCGGCGATGCCAAGCGGGCGGGGAGGGCGCTGCGGCTACGACCCGACTGGGAGCAGGTCAAGATCGGTGTCATGGAGGATTGCGTGCGCTACAAGTTCACGCACCACGCCGACCTGCGCGAGAAACTTCTGGCGACCGGCGACGCCGAACTGATCGAAGGAAACACCTGGGGCGATCGTTTCTGGGGCGTCTGCGACGGTCAGGGGGAGAATCATCTCGGGAAGATTCTGATGAAAGTTCGAGCGGAGCTTCGTGCTGAAAAGTAG
- a CDS encoding aminotransferase class I/II-fold pyridoxal phosphate-dependent enzyme — translation MADREGIRRYISKKAALFEESVIRKMTQVCLAHHGVNLAQGFPDFPTPPELQEAAIKAIRDGFNQYARTWGAPQMVEALAEKVRWFQGMEIDPNTQVTICCGTTEAMIASLLATIDPGDEVIVTSPFYENYGADTILCGAVPRYVTLHPVASAVPGGRPGFRFDQNELAAAFNSRTRGIIVNTPNNPTGKVYTRADLQFIADLCIKHDVLAFTDEIYEHILYDGRPHVSLATLPGMAERTVTISGLSKTYSMTGWRVAWAIASKEITAAIRKVHDFLTVGAPHPLQVAGAAALRLPRSFYEQLAAEYAERRSVMWSALKEIGFEGFYPEGAYYIMVNIDRFARPGEDDTAFALRLVKDAGVATVPGSSFYNPASLGHRQVRFAFCKKIETLEDAHQRLRKWAGQ, via the coding sequence ATGGCTGACCGGGAAGGGATTCGCCGTTACATCTCGAAAAAGGCCGCTTTGTTCGAGGAATCCGTCATCCGCAAGATGACGCAGGTCTGCCTCGCGCATCACGGCGTCAACCTCGCCCAGGGATTCCCCGACTTTCCGACGCCGCCGGAGTTGCAGGAGGCCGCGATCAAGGCGATTCGCGACGGGTTCAATCAATACGCGCGGACGTGGGGTGCTCCGCAGATGGTGGAGGCCCTGGCCGAGAAGGTCCGCTGGTTCCAGGGGATGGAGATTGATCCGAACACGCAGGTCACGATCTGCTGCGGGACGACGGAGGCGATGATCGCGTCGCTCCTGGCGACGATTGATCCCGGCGACGAGGTGATCGTCACGTCGCCGTTCTACGAGAACTACGGGGCCGACACGATCCTCTGCGGGGCAGTGCCGCGCTATGTGACACTGCATCCTGTAGCGTCCGCCGTCCCCGGCGGACGTCCAGGCTTTCGATTCGACCAAAACGAACTCGCCGCCGCCTTCAACTCAAGAACCCGCGGCATCATTGTCAACACGCCGAACAACCCGACCGGCAAAGTCTATACCCGCGCGGATCTGCAGTTCATCGCCGACCTGTGCATAAAGCACGACGTGCTGGCTTTCACCGACGAGATCTACGAGCACATCCTCTACGACGGGCGACCGCACGTCTCGCTGGCTACGCTGCCCGGAATGGCCGAGCGAACGGTGACCATCAGCGGCCTCTCCAAGACTTACAGCATGACCGGCTGGCGGGTCGCGTGGGCGATCGCGTCCAAGGAGATCACGGCGGCAATCCGCAAGGTGCACGATTTCCTGACGGTCGGCGCGCCGCACCCGTTGCAGGTCGCCGGCGCGGCGGCGCTGCGGTTGCCGCGAAGTTTTTATGAACAGCTTGCCGCCGAGTATGCGGAACGGCGGAGTGTGATGTGGTCAGCCCTGAAGGAGATTGGCTTCGAGGGCTTCTATCCCGAGGGGGCGTACTACATCATGGTGAATATCGATCGGTTCGCCCGCCCCGGCGAGGACGACACCGCCTTCGCCCTGCGGCTCGTCAAGGACGCCGGCGTCGCGACCGTCCCCGGCAGCAGCTTCTACAACCCGGCCAGCCTCGGCCACCGGCAGGTGCGGTTTGCGTTTTGCAAGAAGATTGAGACGCTCGAGGATGCACACCAACGGCTACGAAAGTGGGCTGGACAATGA